A window of the Rhodoferax sp. GW822-FHT02A01 genome harbors these coding sequences:
- a CDS encoding DEAD/DEAH box helicase, whose product MAFSSLGLSPALLRALERQGLITPTPVQSLSIPAALSGRDTMAQAQTGSGKTLAFGLPMLHILESQPTPNPRMARALVLVPTRELAVQVGDALRALANQLPKDIRISVVFGGVSVNRQMLALRSGTDVVVATPGRLLDLVQHNALDLGATQMLVLDEADRLLDLGFEAELHRLLALLPAKRQNLFFSATFAPPVAVLAATMLHDPVQINIVATEETKPDIRQQAIRVDTGSRTQLLRHLITANKWQRVLVFVATKHAAEIVADKLRKARINAEPFHGELSQGKRSQVLSDFKASRLKVVVATDMASRGLDIAELPVVVNYDLPRSATDYTHRIGRTGRAGETGLAVSFVPYASEAHFRLIEKRHGLEVPMETVPGFEPAPPAQDQADKESPLAPPSNGCIKGKRPSKKDKLRALAANQS is encoded by the coding sequence ATGGCTTTTTCCTCGCTGGGCTTGTCGCCCGCCCTCTTGCGCGCTCTCGAACGCCAGGGCCTGATCACCCCCACTCCAGTCCAATCCCTGTCCATTCCAGCCGCACTATCTGGCCGGGACACCATGGCTCAGGCGCAAACCGGCTCCGGCAAGACGCTGGCCTTTGGCCTGCCCATGCTGCACATTCTGGAAAGCCAACCAACGCCGAACCCGCGGATGGCACGCGCACTGGTGTTGGTGCCCACGCGGGAACTGGCAGTACAGGTTGGTGACGCGCTGCGCGCACTGGCCAACCAGTTGCCCAAGGACATCCGCATCAGCGTGGTGTTTGGCGGCGTGTCCGTCAATCGGCAAATGCTGGCTCTACGCTCCGGCACCGATGTGGTGGTCGCTACGCCGGGTCGCCTGCTCGACTTGGTTCAGCACAACGCGCTGGACCTGGGTGCCACTCAGATGCTGGTGCTGGATGAGGCTGATCGCCTGCTCGACCTGGGCTTTGAGGCCGAATTGCATCGATTGCTGGCCTTGTTGCCCGCCAAGCGCCAAAACCTGTTCTTCTCGGCCACCTTCGCGCCACCAGTTGCGGTCCTGGCGGCGACCATGTTGCACGATCCGGTGCAGATCAACATCGTCGCCACCGAAGAAACCAAGCCCGACATCCGCCAGCAAGCCATACGGGTTGACACCGGTAGCCGTACCCAGTTGCTGCGGCATCTGATTACCGCGAACAAATGGCAACGGGTGCTGGTGTTCGTGGCCACCAAGCACGCCGCGGAAATCGTTGCCGACAAGCTCCGCAAGGCACGTATCAACGCAGAACCCTTTCATGGCGAACTGAGCCAGGGCAAGCGCAGCCAGGTGCTGTCGGACTTCAAGGCTTCACGCCTGAAGGTGGTCGTCGCGACCGATATGGCTTCACGCGGGCTGGACATTGCCGAGCTGCCAGTGGTGGTCAACTACGACCTGCCACGCTCGGCGACCGATTACACACACCGCATTGGCCGCACCGGCCGCGCCGGTGAAACCGGGTTGGCCGTGAGCTTTGTGCCGTATGCCAGCGAGGCCCACTTCCGCCTGATTGAAAAGCGCCACGGCCTGGAAGTGCCCATGGAAACCGTGCCCGGCTTTGAGCCTGCACCGCCCGCTCAAGATCAAGCCGACAAAGAAAGCCCCTTGGCACCTCCCAGCAATGGCTGCATCAAAGGCAAACGTCCCAGCAAGAAAGACAAGTTGCGGGCGCTGGCGGCAAATCAGTCCTGA
- a CDS encoding metalloregulator ArsR/SmtB family transcription factor, with translation MQQRSAGAPHEPKLASVAAVIADATRARMLCYLLAGEYASAGELARAASVTAPTASAHLAKLMDAELLVCEQRGRHRYYKLADDEVAHALEAVALIAERRTHLAAWASPTRARLQWARCCYGHLAGRLGVELFSQLLAKDWLVAAQEGYLLTDQGRAGLHVLGMDGDALDMRPVGQRGIAYRCLDWSERRDHIAGKLPRKMLEHFLHRGWLRRYDGERALQVTPLGHKHLAGLLPSLGHL, from the coding sequence GTGCAACAACGAAGTGCGGGAGCGCCCCACGAGCCCAAGCTGGCCAGTGTCGCGGCGGTGATTGCCGATGCAACACGGGCACGCATGCTGTGCTACCTGCTCGCAGGGGAGTACGCCAGCGCGGGTGAGTTGGCGCGCGCGGCATCTGTTACTGCACCCACCGCGAGCGCTCATCTGGCCAAGCTCATGGACGCGGAACTGCTGGTGTGCGAGCAGCGCGGTCGCCACCGCTACTACAAGTTGGCGGATGACGAAGTGGCCCATGCGCTGGAGGCGGTGGCCCTGATCGCGGAGCGGCGCACCCATCTGGCCGCGTGGGCGAGTCCGACGCGGGCCCGGCTGCAATGGGCCCGTTGCTGCTATGGGCACCTCGCCGGGCGGCTGGGTGTAGAGCTGTTTTCTCAGTTGTTGGCAAAAGATTGGCTGGTAGCGGCGCAAGAGGGTTATCTGCTCACCGACCAGGGAAGAGCCGGCTTGCATGTTCTGGGCATGGATGGGGATGCCCTGGACATGAGGCCCGTTGGACAGCGCGGTATTGCCTACCGCTGCCTGGACTGGTCTGAACGCAGAGACCACATCGCCGGCAAATTGCCCAGAAAAATGCTGGAGCATTTCTTGCACAGGGGATGGTTGCGTCGTTACGACGGAGAACGGGCGCTGCAGGTGACGCCATTGGGTCACAAGCATCTCGCCGGCCTGCTTCCCTCCTTGGGTCATCTCTAG
- a CDS encoding MFS transporter → MNTSPPVAPGASLFRDPNFLWLMAGSFVTLLGDQFTLVALPWLVLRMTQDTLVLGTVLGLLSLPRALFILIGGAVVDRFSPKRVLMVTKYANALLLGTLTFLVLGGGLALWMVYALAFAIGLATAFSIPSGTSMLPHVMPRSQLAAANGVMMGLRQVSMFVGPLVAALLIALFGNHPDAVQAGAIVDAQGLGLAFGLDALSFLLSAWTLAKVRLRVVDGATGQQGKGDESVWAAVLSGLRHLRDDSALRLCFIYWSVVAVLITGPVQIAMPVLVSTRNLGAAALGILLGAHGGGTLVGMALSGARPGWRLGTLGMTLLAVDGVVGLLFMPMGMITSAWQGAALLALIGMLGGFIQVSIFTWIQGRTPPALMGRVMSMFMFIFLGLAPLAGAVTGWLMRYVSPGVLFTACGGLLAFVALIALVASPLRHVVDGPLRPIKA, encoded by the coding sequence ATGAACACTTCTCCTCCGGTTGCGCCTGGCGCTTCGCTGTTTCGCGACCCCAACTTCCTCTGGCTGATGGCCGGATCTTTTGTCACGCTGCTAGGTGATCAGTTCACCCTGGTCGCCTTGCCTTGGCTGGTGTTGCGCATGACCCAGGACACCTTGGTGCTGGGCACCGTGCTGGGTTTGCTCAGTTTGCCGCGTGCGCTGTTCATTCTGATTGGCGGCGCCGTGGTGGACAGGTTTTCGCCCAAGCGGGTGTTGATGGTCACCAAATATGCCAATGCCTTGCTGCTTGGCACGCTGACGTTTCTGGTGCTGGGCGGTGGCCTGGCGTTATGGATGGTCTACGCGCTGGCGTTTGCCATCGGACTGGCGACGGCCTTCAGCATTCCGTCGGGAACGTCCATGCTGCCGCATGTGATGCCGCGCTCCCAACTGGCCGCGGCCAACGGCGTCATGATGGGTTTGCGCCAAGTGTCGATGTTTGTGGGGCCGTTGGTGGCGGCCCTGCTGATTGCGCTGTTTGGCAATCACCCGGACGCCGTGCAGGCAGGTGCTATCGTGGACGCGCAGGGTCTGGGCCTGGCTTTTGGGCTGGACGCACTGAGCTTTTTGCTATCTGCCTGGACTTTGGCCAAGGTGCGGCTGCGCGTCGTGGATGGTGCGACGGGACAGCAGGGGAAGGGCGATGAGTCGGTTTGGGCGGCTGTGCTCTCCGGCCTGCGCCACTTGCGCGACGACAGCGCCTTGCGGCTGTGCTTTATCTACTGGAGCGTGGTGGCCGTGTTGATCACGGGGCCGGTGCAAATTGCCATGCCGGTTCTGGTCAGCACCCGCAATCTGGGTGCAGCGGCGCTGGGTATCCTGCTCGGCGCACATGGGGGTGGAACATTGGTCGGCATGGCCCTGTCCGGCGCGCGCCCCGGCTGGCGCCTGGGCACCCTGGGCATGACGCTGTTGGCGGTGGACGGCGTGGTAGGGCTGTTGTTCATGCCCATGGGGATGATCACCTCCGCCTGGCAAGGTGCGGCGCTGTTGGCGCTCATCGGCATGCTGGGCGGCTTCATCCAGGTTTCCATCTTTACCTGGATCCAAGGGCGCACGCCGCCTGCGCTGATGGGGCGGGTGATGAGCATGTTCATGTTCATCTTTCTGGGGCTGGCACCGCTGGCGGGCGCCGTCACCGGCTGGCTGATGCGCTATGTCTCACCGGGTGTGCTGTTCACAGCGTGCGGCGGTCTGCTGGCATTTGTGGCGTTGATCGCGCTGGTGGCGTCTCCTTTGCGCCATGTCGTGGACGGGCCGCTTCGACCCATCAAGGCGTAA
- a CDS encoding antibiotic biosynthesis monooxygenase, whose translation MIAVIFEVTPLQGMEQRYFDIAVELRESLQDIDGFVSVERFQSLTRPGTYLSLSYWRDEEAVRSWRRQTNHRAGQAEGRARVFADYRIRVAQVVRDYTQTVRDQAPHDSNLALQVKE comes from the coding sequence GTGATTGCAGTCATTTTTGAAGTCACCCCGCTGCAGGGCATGGAGCAGCGGTACTTTGATATTGCTGTGGAGTTGCGGGAAAGCCTGCAGGACATCGACGGCTTTGTCTCGGTGGAGCGCTTTCAAAGCCTCACCCGGCCCGGCACCTATCTGTCGTTGAGCTACTGGCGTGATGAGGAGGCAGTGCGCAGCTGGCGCAGGCAAACCAACCACCGGGCCGGGCAGGCCGAGGGCAGGGCGCGGGTGTTTGCCGACTATCGCATCCGGGTGGCGCAGGTGGTGCGGGACTACACTCAAACCGTGCGCGATCAAGCGCCGCACGATTCCAATTTGGCGCTGCAAGTGAAGGAGTAA
- a CDS encoding MerR family transcriptional regulator, giving the protein MLLKVGELARRTGLTVRTLHHYDAIDLLRPSARSEADYRLYNQTDVARLHAIQALRHLGLSLADVKTMLKRDGEGLSDTIARQIRALGHEIEQANELRERLRLLQERLDAGAAPDMGDWLSTLALMNTYSKYFSAAEIKRILDNRKAQSAAWEPLIAEVRVAMRKGLGAEDPATQSLALRWMNLTLSMMDDNFSLIERWGQMVSTEPKAQFKHGPGPEVVAFITAAIGLRMAAMQRHLTQEELHTLRTVPDSAIRVLVLQAHALQDSHADLRSPQARAFVAQWEQVMLDLCAGNAVVLRKFMAAYYAEPILRAATVFDDTTIGVLQRALSAQNHAFAQPCAQSA; this is encoded by the coding sequence GTGCTACTCAAAGTGGGAGAACTGGCCCGTCGCACGGGCCTGACGGTGCGCACCTTGCACCACTACGACGCCATCGACCTGTTGCGTCCGTCGGCCCGGTCCGAGGCCGACTACCGGCTTTACAACCAAACTGACGTGGCACGCCTGCACGCGATCCAGGCCCTACGGCATCTGGGGCTGTCGCTGGCCGATGTCAAGACCATGCTCAAGCGGGATGGTGAAGGGTTGAGCGACACCATCGCCCGCCAGATCCGCGCCTTGGGCCATGAGATCGAACAGGCCAATGAGTTGCGCGAGCGGCTGCGGTTGCTGCAGGAACGGTTGGACGCTGGCGCGGCGCCGGACATGGGTGACTGGCTGTCCACGCTGGCGTTGATGAATACCTATTCCAAATACTTCAGCGCGGCGGAAATCAAACGCATCCTGGACAACCGCAAGGCCCAAAGTGCCGCATGGGAGCCCTTGATTGCTGAGGTCCGGGTGGCCATGCGCAAGGGACTGGGTGCCGAAGACCCCGCCACCCAGTCCCTGGCATTGCGCTGGATGAACCTGACGCTGTCGATGATGGATGACAATTTTTCGCTGATCGAGCGATGGGGGCAGATGGTCAGCACCGAGCCCAAGGCTCAGTTCAAGCACGGTCCCGGCCCGGAGGTGGTGGCGTTCATCACGGCCGCCATCGGCCTGCGCATGGCAGCCATGCAGCGTCACCTGACCCAGGAGGAGCTGCACACGCTGCGGACCGTACCGGACAGTGCCATCCGCGTGCTGGTGCTGCAGGCCCACGCGTTGCAAGACAGCCACGCTGACCTGCGTAGCCCGCAGGCAAGGGCATTTGTGGCGCAGTGGGAACAGGTGATGCTGGACCTGTGTGCGGGCAACGCGGTGGTGCTGCGCAAGTTCATGGCAGCGTATTACGCCGAGCCCATCCTGCGAGCTGCCACGGTGTTTGATGACACCACCATTGGCGTACTGCAGCGTGCGCTTTCGGCACAGAACCATGCATTTGCACAACCCTGTGCACAAAGTGCTTGA
- a CDS encoding isochorismatase family protein — protein sequence MLLDLESSQLVLIDYQDRLMPAVLDSQAVLQNAVRLTQMAATLQVPSFYTEQNPSKLGGTAVELLDALKQARARALVKMQFSAVEEGLGELLRPPAKPVQGNARSLPKHLQKPSAAERDTIVLAGCEAHVCLLQTALDLLEDEFDVWVVTDACSSRTERNRDAAFDRLAGAGVELVTTEMVAFEWLRSAEHPAFNQVQGLIK from the coding sequence ATGTTGCTAGATCTCGAATCCTCCCAACTGGTACTGATTGATTACCAGGACCGGCTGATGCCCGCGGTGCTGGATTCACAAGCTGTTTTGCAGAACGCCGTGCGCTTGACGCAGATGGCGGCAACCTTGCAAGTGCCATCTTTCTATACGGAGCAGAACCCGTCCAAATTAGGGGGCACCGCAGTGGAGTTGCTGGACGCGCTCAAGCAGGCCCGTGCGCGTGCACTGGTCAAGATGCAATTCAGCGCGGTGGAAGAAGGCCTGGGCGAGTTGCTCAGGCCGCCGGCCAAACCGGTGCAGGGAAATGCCCGCAGCCTGCCCAAGCATCTGCAAAAACCGTCTGCCGCCGAACGCGACACTATCGTGTTGGCCGGCTGTGAAGCCCATGTGTGCCTGCTGCAAACGGCGCTGGACCTGCTGGAAGACGAATTTGACGTGTGGGTGGTGACCGACGCCTGTAGCTCGCGCACCGAGCGCAACCGCGACGCTGCCTTCGACCGTCTGGCTGGCGCTGGCGTGGAGCTGGTGACGACCGAGATGGTGGCCTTTGAGTGGCTGCGTAGCGCCGAGCACCCGGCGTTCAACCAAGTGCAGGGATTAATCAAGTAG
- a CDS encoding C40 family peptidase: MRFLTLLVVLCTLLLASLSHAAPVDTPDDGNRVRSDVGLLDRIGEVGNRVEAKASQLVVGALGFLGVPYRRGGNSAETGFDCSGFVRAIYKQTEGLLLPRRASEQAAATEKIDKADLKPGDLVFFNTMRRAFSHVGIYVGNGKFIHSPKPGGEVRVDDMGASYWTRRFDGARRVPSESVNATTEQ; this comes from the coding sequence ATGCGTTTTTTAACCCTGCTGGTGGTGCTTTGCACCTTGCTTTTGGCATCGCTTTCTCATGCCGCCCCCGTCGATACCCCTGATGATGGCAATCGTGTGCGCAGTGACGTCGGTCTGCTCGATCGTATCGGCGAGGTGGGTAACCGCGTGGAAGCCAAGGCTTCACAACTGGTAGTCGGCGCGCTCGGGTTCCTGGGCGTGCCCTACCGCCGTGGCGGCAACAGTGCCGAAACCGGCTTTGATTGCAGCGGCTTTGTACGCGCCATCTATAAGCAGACCGAAGGCCTGCTGCTACCGCGCCGCGCCTCCGAGCAGGCTGCCGCCACCGAAAAAATCGACAAGGCTGACCTGAAGCCAGGCGATCTGGTCTTCTTCAACACCATGCGCCGCGCCTTCAGTCACGTGGGCATTTATGTGGGCAATGGCAAATTCATCCATTCCCCCAAGCCGGGCGGTGAGGTCCGTGTTGACGACATGGGTGCTTCGTACTGGACCCGGCGCTTCGATGGTGCCCGTCGGGTTCCATCTGAGTCCGTGAACGCCACGACCGAGCAATAA